The Cygnus olor isolate bCygOlo1 chromosome 2, bCygOlo1.pri.v2, whole genome shotgun sequence genome contains the following window.
GAAGTTATCCTCAGTAACCTTGAAACTCTGTAACAGGTGGTTTGCCTCCCTGTGTGTACCTCTTTCCCGCACCCTTTACCTTAAATAAGGTTTGTCACATGGAAATCCACAGGATGCAAAGAGCAGGAGCTAGCTCAGGTGTCTTGACTTGCTAATAAACTCCAGCCACctcaaaatgtaaaaaatacctttaacaaagagaaattattaAAGGGTTACCTCATCGTTAATGTGAAGACCATGACTCTTTGAGTGTTCTCTGTCACATCGGTGAAGTTTTTTCTTGTAACCCTctggtcttttaaaaatagaatcgTAAGTGGAAACCCATCCTGCcttgagaaaatgagaaaaatggcTAATTAGCAGTATTGTTCAGCTTTATTGGTTACATAATACACGTAGTCAATTCAATAATAAAACAGTGCACATATAGCATTAGATGATGGCAAACGTAATATATCTGAGGTACCATTAGCATGTTTGGGTCAttcctttgaaataatttgcaataaaaataccaaatgaGGTgtggctatttatttatttatttatttatttttgatctgTTCATCTTTCAAATTTCCCTTGTGGCAAATTACCTCAATTTTTCCCTGTAATCTGTTGAAAATTTTGGAAATGTAActgctttatttgtttgctttacttctgtttttctgaacttCATACCCTCCTTCTTAAATTTGTAAATTTGTCAAATAATCTGGCACTGTTATGtaaaaggaaagcagggagtttcaaaattcatttggaatgaagaaaatattagtgCTCTGCAATGGAATCACTATTTAATTTCTGATTAAAGCAGAACTGAGAAGAGTTCAGACACCTGCCACAGTGGTAATCCTGTCAACTGtaacatatgaaaataaagcaaacccCAAGCCAAAATATTATTACATTTATGGTATCTGTTGACATAGTTACATCCtaaaaacaacatgaaagacCTGATCTGCTAAGAAATGCATTAGTGAAATCcgataaaaaaaaagttatcagtGGAggaatttcaaaaacaaaaagacccaTATCCCCTGTTTTAATATGCTGTCAGTTGTTTAAGACCTTCATTAAAAGGTCCACATTCCAGTGAACATGCCAATTGATTACTGTTTTTATGCGTGGTTTACTAGCCCTGTCCTAGATGATCTGCTTTAGATCTTCTGCCACAGATACAGAGACAACACTTCTGTGCTCAAAATCCTGGTAACTCTGCTGTTGTTTCTCTATGTTGTTAAATGCTGACTTACTAGGTTGCAGTGGTGAGGCATCCTCTGTGTAATGCTACTGAAGCTAAGCACTTTGCAAACATTCATTAATATtccaggcacagaaaaaaagaatgaatttccCTTTCCATATAAATTGAAATTTTCCAATGGTCTAATTCCTTAATAGTGCAGAAGAATGGGTCAAGTCTGGTTCCTCCCCTGTGGCCAGGCCCTGTGCTGTGAGGAGACCTATTTAACAGCTGTTACCACTTTCCATTTGCATGTCACTGGAGTAGCTTTTTCTACAAACCAGGTCATCGGGAGTGTGAAAGTGGACTTTGTATTGTAAACAAAAGCTCTACCATATGGTTGCTAATTCTGTGCAGACTGGACGGACATCCTTCCTGCCAGCTCCACCACCCTGAGCACACCAGTCAAACCCTCTGACCTTCCCCAGCCTTACTCCTGTTGTGCCTTCCCTGCCGTGTCCTGGTAAGCACGACACTGACTGCGCTGGTTCACATTTGGCTCTGAGCACCTTCCCAAGGTGACACTGAGATTCACATGACAGCATCGAAAATGGCAGGgcctccagcagggccaccgGGCCAGCGCTGGAGAAATCTGCACTGCTGCTCACTTAAGGGACAGCGGGTTCACAGGGTCTGGCCAGCCGACTGACACATTAAGTGTCAGTGTAATACCTTCTGGAAGCATTCAGTTATCAATGCAGATGTCTGTTTTATTGTCTGAGCCACTCTGttgatttttcacattaaagTTAAGCGTACAGAGAAATCTGTGTGATGCACACTGGAAACCGTTTCCCTTGACTGCAAATGGGGCAGTGTCTTACAGAAGGGCCTCAGCCCGCCTTTGTCAGAAAAAAGCAGGCAGTGAACCCATGCCTTGAGGCAGGTGATGCTCTTCATCACCCCACCTCTAGCATTTCCCTAAAGACATTTACCTTCTTGCATTTCAACAGCACTACGGGGCTGGTGGGTCCTTAATCCTTGCACAGCTGCTGGCAAATTTATCTGCTTTCTGTCATCACCCAGTGAAAGATACTTCCCTCATTTTCTATCCACACATAGCACATACCTGTCACGCTTCATGAAGGcctttgaagatgaaaattgCTATCTGAGTGCCAAGTTACCACATCAGACTGCCTAGCTCAAGAGTAGAGCATGGCATTTTCATaggcctcccccctccccagctggtAACTCACGCCCTTGAGATGCTTCCCAGGCGCCAGGCACCCTGCCAGCTATGCAGGACAACGAGCACTGCTGCCAAAAACACGGGGGCTTCGCTTctccccccagcaccagccctcaCCTGGGCCTCTCGGTGGAAGTAGCTGAGCTTCACGGGGCCCTCTCGCCTAGGCGGGATGTAGCTGAAGGCAGACAGGGAGGAGACAGGAGGCTGACGCCTCCTTCCCACCCcgctgcctccttcctcctcatcccCTCCGTgctctcctgcccctgctggggCGGGGGCCGCCATGTTGCCTGCTAGCGTTACCCGGTAACGCTCTGCCATGGCGGGGCGGGCACAGGCGGCCCAGCCAAACGGGTCATGGAGGAGGGAAGGGCCGGGCTGAGCACTCCTGGGGTGAGGCAGTGTGGCAGGACCAGGCGGCCCACAGGGCTGTGTCCCAGCCCAGGGAAGCTCAGGGTGTGTGTTAAacctggaaatatttaaatgtgagGCCACAGATTTAAGCAGCAGCCTCAAGGCTGCCTCACCAGGCAGCATGCCCCGCACTCTGCCCAGCCTCCAGttccttcctcccttcagcCTCTGATTTATTACTGTCTCTGGAGGCTGgggaatcacagaaccacaaagCATCCCAAATTAGAAGGGATCCCCagggatcatcgagtccaactcctggggctgcacaggaccacccaaaattcagactttgtgtctgagagcattgtccaaatgcttcctgaacTCCAGGCAACAGGGTGAGAACTAAACTGGACCAAAGGGgactgattttttcctttggggTTTGCACTATGCCAAAAATTCCCTCCCCTGGGACATTCCTGCACTTTGAGAGGCTGAATAAAAAGCACACCAAAACATGGTGTTTCCAACAGCACCTTGGAGAACTAGGGGTATCTTCTGCCCTGTCACCCAGCTGGGCACATTTTTCTGATGAAGTGTTTAGCCATTTCAGTCAGTTTGGTCTGAGGTACACACGTACTCAGGTCTGGGGCACTAAAAGTGAGCAACTTCCAGGTGCAAGCTCTATTAACAGATCAGCTCTAAAACTGCTTTACTCCACTAGCACCTGGCTCCTATTTTCTACATTCATTTCTCAGTTATCCTGCGTAACTATGACCATGATGTTTCCTATTGTGCTTCTTGGGGATCTGTGACTAACTTAATTTGTGTTACTGCTCTTTTCTGCCACTGCAGTATTAGTGCCATAGGTACAACATTGTTCTTATTgtagttttcagtattttttggCAAGCACTTTCACAACAGCAATCTTCCaggcattttgatttttactgaacatccaaaaaaagaaaaaaagtaagaagtATTCAGTCAGGGTACCAGACAGAAATCTTTACAACCAATTCCTTCAGGCATATTGGGTCCATGTAATAATGACATAAAAGTCCCTTTTCTGCTATACAGCTGCCATTCTCCATTAACTAATTGACTGACTAACATAGCATCTTGCTCCTTTTCAACTGCAATGGGGAAGTATTTGTACTCTACAGacctggttttttttttaatcattcatgACAATTTCCATCTGCTTATCTAATAATATCCCTCTACCAATTAGGGTTCTCTTCTTCATGTAGCATTGGTCAAATTACCACAGAGTATGTGAGCAGTAGAATTTAAAATCCAATAGCTGTCTGATATCAGCTTCctacacagaaacacacacgCCACTGTGCAAGTGCTGTTTTGTAGTTTAGTCCAAGCACCAAGAGgttgcaaaacattttataaaaagcagctcagctgaagCTGTAGCTATAAATAGAGCCATAAGGAACTGCTCACCAGAAATTTAAACTAAGCTAGGCAGGATCTCCGAAGtcaaatttgaaatgtttcttttcaatgCTGCTCTGGGTATGGCAGATGAGGTGtgtgaaaagatgaaagaagaggTATTCATACACGTTCTCTCACCAGGACCTGATAACCCCTCATAGCAAGTGCAGCATCAAGACCAGTGCTGTGAAGAAGCAGCGGTGAGTTACagttgtaggtgactcccttgtgaaagaaacagaggCTCCCACCTGCAGACCAAACCCTCTCTTCAGAGAagtctgctgctttcctggggTTCAGATCAGAGACATCACCAGCAAGGTTATGAGCTTTGTACAGCTTTCAGATTACTGTCGACTCCTGCTCTTTCAAATGGGTTCCATCAGTGTCACAGCAAGTCTGAAGTCAATCAAAAGAGATATTAGGGTCCTGGGAAGATGGCTAAAGGATTCAGAAGCCCAGGCAGTGTTTTCCTCATTCCTCTcacatggaaagaaacaggcaaGCCCAGGATATCAAAGCCTAGCTCCAAGACTGGTGCCTCCACCAGAATTTTGGGGTTTATAGTTCTGGAATAGCCCCTGAGACATGAGGTCTGCTGGGGCTTTGTGGGATGCACCTGTCTTGATGGGGGAAATGTTTCTTGGCCCATAACCTGGTGAGACTGATTGAGACGGCTTTAAACTAGGATCAGTGGGGGTAGGAGATACTGTTAAAAACACTGAGGTTAAGCCAAGGGATGGTGTGGCACCATTTGAGGGTGACAAGGCTATTGGGAGCATCTGTGCTGCTCCGGGGAGCGCTGTGGGTTCAGGAACACGTGTGAAATGCCTGTATACCACCACATGCAGTATTAGGAACAAATGGAATAAACTGAAAGCTTTCCCAGAGCTGTAAAATCATTGGTATTAGTGAGACTTAGTGGGACGAGCCCCACGACTGGAATGCTGGAATGGAGAGCTGTCGGCTGTTCAGGAGGGACACGCTGAGAAGGTGAGGTAGAAGTGTTGTGCTGTACGTGAGGGAGAGTTTGCACTGTACAGCCCTTGTCACTGGGGATGTCACGGTAGAGAGCCTCTGGGTGGGGATTAAGGGGATGGATAGTAATGCTGGTGTTGTTGTGGGTGTCTGCTATTGACTGTCCACCCAGGATGATGGCACAGATGAGCTATTAGGGGAAATCTCTGGATCATTTGCCCTTGCccttatgggggatttcaacttcTCAAACATAAACTGGGAATACCATACTGCTGCAACAAGCAACTGTGGGAAATTCTTAAAGAGTGGTGAAGATCACTTCCTGTCACAAGTACTGAGTGAGCCAACTAGCAAAGGTGTCCTCCTAGACCTGTTGCTTGAGAATAAAGCAGACCTTGTGAGAGAAGCGACGGTAAGGTGGCTGTCTTGGCCACGGTGCTCACAAAATAGTTGAGTTCAAAATTTTTggtgtaaggagaaaaaaaaagtcagctgtGTTGCCACCCTGGGTTTTAATAGAGCGGACACTAAGCTACTCTGGAAGCTAGTCAGCAGTGTCCCCTGGGAATCTGCTTTGGAGGGTTTAGGGTAACAACTGAATTGCACTAGAAGGATGCTATACAGATTGTCAAAAATATCATTGGATACCTGTTATAGATTTGTCCTAAATCCCACATTTGAAACAATTTGAAACGatgcttttcagtttattttcccttcccagcTAAGGCAGAAATCTCTCTAGAGTGATTTGAATCTTAcaaaggctttttcttccttttttccccttttgcagACTCTCCACCTGCAGGGCATGAATTCCCAGGGGTTTTTGTTCCAGTCACATACACTACTCATACACTGTTGTTACAGGTAGCTTGGCACTGGAGGTACGTGAATTTCCTCAGCAACTTAAAAAGAAGCATGTAAACAGTTTTGAGAGGGCAATGGAGTGCTTTTAATCTATACTGTCAACAGTATGCATTTAAATACAGCTGACGTCAGAGACTAAAGTGTTAAAAGTTGCTTTGCATTTGTTGTCTTAGGGATAAGAAATTCAGTTGCCTACCTTTTTAGGAAGTAGCATTATCCTCCTTAGATTCCACTGCTATGATTCCTGAATTTTCAATACGTTGATATGTACTTTTACAGTGATAACTGTCTCAAAGGCAGGGTGACTGTTCTGAAATGCCAAAAACTGACTTAGTGAATAACTTGGCAAGTAAATTCCTCAAAGGAATTTGTGAGGCAAATGGTCATGGGGAGGATGATGGTGGGGACAGGGAAGTTGATGGGATGGACACCAGAAGACAGATGACATACAACTAGACAGgccactgaaatgcagaaaagctgcaggaCCGCCTCCTTGCCACAAGCTGACATACCTGTTTCAAGCTAGTGGCACTTAGAGCTGAGATGGCTACACTGCTGTCAAATCAAGGCTTAGCAATTCAGCTCCTGTCCCTGCCACTTGGCCTCGACATGCATCAGACCACCGCGTGTTCCTGGGCTATGAAGGGGAGATAGCCTTTCCAACAAATGCTGCGACCCTTCATGCTTGAAGAAGCTGAAGCATAGATGACTCTAAAACTGTCCCCTTTCCACTCTCATAGCTTTGGTCCTCATTTCAAGTCAAGCCATTAATTTCGCACAAGTGCTTGTTTCTTCCAGGCTCTGAATCAGTGACAGACCGTCTACCTCTAACGGAAAGGCTCTTCAGAGGCTTGCCAGAGGAGAGGGAGGCAACTGTACATCACCTGCAGAACCCAGTGCACCTTTTGCAATCTTTAGGGGGAGGTGGGGGGTTGTTCATGAGCTactcaggatttttttaaattatttttaaattttccttgaCTATATCTGTTATCTCAAATAATTCTCTACATAATTACTGTGACTAAGTGACCACTTCGTAGATTGCAAACATTTCCTGGTTGGATAGTGACTATAATTTCAACCACTTGACTTAGAATTAggattttcaattttttattttaataattttaaaacaattataaaaTGGTAAATGGTTGACGGATATAATTTGCAATTATTATTTGTATGCTGACTGATACCTGCTGAATGGATATTCCAACTCACCATATCAGATGAATATTCTGTTTAATAACCCTCCTGGTAAATAGAATAATGCACAATTTTATACATGAAATGGACATTATTATTTGTAACAATTGGTAACGCTGTTTTGAAAGGCAAACATAAAAATTTCTAGCCCAGGAACATCagtctttcaaaatacttcacaCGCATTTCTTCCTGTCAAAACTGAGttttttcatgcaaaacatCTCAATCGctgcaaatacatttgtaaaacaCTCCATCAGAAATTTTCAAACAGTTGTTGGCAGAATCCTTTTTTTAACAGTGACATCCTATAGTGTAAAGGGTTTCATAGCTTCATAGTTGCAAACCAGattaaaatgtccttttattCCATTCTGGcatattaaaaactgtatttaccTGGATGATTCCAGCCActaaatttaaaagcttttaaaacgAATACATTCTAAGCTTTAGGGTGAACCAAACTGATTGATTTTCAAATTGATAATCAATCTACAATTGATTAATGCATCACTTTTGAAAATCCACAAAAATTTGAAGTacttcacagaacaaaaatactgttaattACATGTTGTATTTAAGGCACATATATCTCATCCCACATTTGTTTCCTCCCCAGAGTCACAGCACTATTttatacaaggaagaaaaaacgGAAGTAAAAAGCCCTAGCTTGAGGTCTGCTTGTAAAAAGTGCTGATGGGTAGTATATAGGTCAGGAGAAACTGctatgagagaaaaaaaaaaaaaaaaaaaaaaagtatcttcatACAGAAATACAACCAAAGGGAAAATTAATTATCAAAGGACAAGGTAATCATTGCTTTTGACAGTAAATCTGTTGGTACGTAAAGTATCTGATGACATAGCTGATTATTTGTCCCGAAAtgagtttctgaaaacaaaatgggaCAGACTTTCAACAGGTCTGCCTTTGGATGTGCACACCTGTCTCTTTAGAAATAAGCAGGCTGAACTCCTACCTGTGTGTCAGTGGAAAAAGGTAAATAAGGTCTATAGATAGTTTACAAAATAGATAAACCATAAAGGAATATGAAGAGAATTAATAATGCTTTTCACACATTAAATAGGATGTTAACGTCTGTCTTTAGACACAGCAGTTAAATAGCATTAATGTACAGGTAATCCCAACTACTTTTGtagttaagaaaaatatctgcaagcCTAATCTTTCTTCCTGTCCCTTGGTAGCCCTCCAAGGAGCAAGGCACTGGCTTTGATAAAGAAATCCATCAGACTCCGAAAGTGTTCTTGTTTGGGTTTCATTTTCCCAGCCCACAGTGAATCACTCTTACACTGATCTCTTGGCTGCTGCCTCATGTTGTTAAGCACACttgcattttacttttgaaaCTCACGTTCTTTAAGATTCGCTAGCAACCTATGAACTGTAGCACCAACATGGGAGTCACAGAACTTGAGCCTTATAGTGTGTAGAAAATATGGCATACTGAATACTGACAGGTATGATTATCAGAAAGCTTTTCAAGTTATACAGTGATACGTAAATAGTGTTATATTCAGACACTGAGGCAGGTGAaactgctgcaggagaggaagaaggagaataCAGGATCTCTGGATCAATCTAGACAGGGGAAGAATAAAACGGTATAAACAGTAGATGTAAGATGCAttggaagacaaaaatatttattggatACAAATAGCTTCTTGGCACTAGAAAGATAATAATACTAGTCAGCAACTGAAGGCTGGAGAGAAGATGGTATGCACCATTCTTTGGGCATCATAACTATACGTATATTCATCTTTTgcccactttctttttctttagcagGATTTGGCTACATAGTAGCAAGAGTCAGAATGCAAGTACAAAATGAGAGAATACCAGAGTAACATGAGTGCCCTGAACAAAGGCATTTTCAACGTGTTCTTGGAAGGGacatatatatctttatatttcATTGGACCAGTTAGCTCACcactatttaaatattttaccattttatGGGTTACAGAAATATAGTATTGTTtaacttttataaaaatcatagaaacaaGCCTATCAAATTAGGTACAAGGTTTAGTACTGATGCACAGAATGTGCaagaatacaaatgaaaaacaaaaccctgaatATACAGGTTATACCTGAAAGCTGCACATAGATACGACAGTACAATATAATTACACATGAATTTACATACAGGGTTTTCATCCATAGTGAGAAATGACTGCTTTGACCTGTGATAATACCAGAAAGGTTTTAAAGGCTCAGAGTACATTCAAAATctaagttgtttgtttgtttgtttgtttaatttaagGGATAAAAATTCAGGTTGTCTATTTTACttcaaatgtaaacattttgaaattgaCTGCTATTCCAATTTGCTAGGGGGCGGATGGCTGCTGTCAGTAACCATGCTACACTCAGTGAGACTTTGCATAGCCTGATGCCATTTACTTGTGACCCACAATTTTGGGAACTCCTTCTGAAAGGACACCAACTCAatacaaatgtaaatacatGTTTCATGAATTAGAAATCTGAAAGATTGTTCCATGAATCCTTTTTACAATTCAATAGTATGACAGAGCTAATAGTGCATAAGTTGACATCTATATTCATAAGAtatcactcagaaaaaaatatcttgtaattatatgatattttttaatgggaaaattttattaattttggtCTTGTTAGGCTATTACAATGACTAAAATTGTTAATATCAAGTATTGATaatagcaaagcaaaaataatctttatagTGCTTTCAAATGAAGATAGTAGTTACTGGTTTTTTCAGTCTCTCACCTTGCTCATCTATGAATTTTTTCAAGtatgctattttttaattcaacagGTTTTAAATTCATCTTGAATATccacaaaatgacatttttcgTATCTTCCGCTCCTAGTCATGTCCTGATAAATTAGATTATTTGTAATTATCCCATGAAATCTGGCATTGGAAAGGTAAGTGAAAGGCATGCCAGGGCAAAAGAGGTGGTGGAAGTGCAAAACAAACGGAATGTTTCCTCTCTGGTACAGCTTCTCCTAGTTACTGTTTAAGCACTGCAGGCCAGTTGTCGGGTAGCAATGCTGCTACTGTCTCCAGTATCCCCCACTTTGCTGTGTTTATGGATCTGAGGTAAGTGTATCACGTAAGGACCAAATGACTGCAGAGTGCCTAGGATACCAACCAAGACTGAAGACAATAGAGTTGATTGAATTTCTGAAAGGCAACAGCAAATCTAGCAGATATTAATGACCTAGGCTATTGCAATAGCTGGCCACAGCCTGCCTCAGCATCTAACTGCTGAATAAAAAGCGGCCGCCACAGCAGCAGACGCGCAGGTTTAGAGGGACAGAAGCCATAGAAGGAAGCAAAACTAAGAGACAGCAACAGTAAGACAAAGTACATATAAACTTTTAATGAATTAACCTTACAAAAGACAATAGCTTCAAAACATTTGACACGTTTGTACAAAACTAATCCAGCATTGTTAGTTCTCTTCAGAAAGAATGCCAGCAAGCCACCCAACGTGTCCCTGGCTATGAGATGCAACTGGTGATCACATCCAAATCATGTGTGAACTGAGTAAACTTATTTACAAATACTGTATGCTCTAATACCAGATTAGTGGATGCTATTGGGGAGCGACtgtattttccagaaaacaccATGCATCGGGAAATAGTATGCACCCCTAgctttattgccttttttccccacatttgTCACCAACATCTCTTTTTAGTCCTTTCAGGATGAGTTACCTCTTTTTAATTCCCATTCCTTCTTGTCTCGGAATAACAGTGCAAGTTGCAGTACAATCTTCCAGTCCTACAGCGTACATCACAACTGTCCTTGAACATAGGAATATCAAGGTGCAAAATGATGGCTCATGGGACTATTCTGCAGCCATATTAAAATAAGTGCCACATATCAGAAAATAGCACGCATGTTAAGGGCCAAAATGTAGTTAAAAAGTGCGTGATACTTTCCTGAAAATATGGTATTGATGACATGTACAAGCATTCTTCAAGATGCCACATTCCCTTGTGAAAGGGACCTTGTCATTTCAGTATGTACAAAGTATGTCTTcaattctccttttccttttacatttattattcCTCTGCAAGTGCTCATGTACCCCAATGTTTGCAGGACATTGTTCGTCTCCTCTGTAACCTGCAACAAGAcaataacaaaaccaacactgacaaaagagcaaagcagaatCTTCTTCCAGAGAACAACTGTGCTGAGCAATTACAAGGGTTTTGCCATAATACTTATAAGCCCTTTAAAGGACTCAGACTAGGTTTGAGCACCTGAGCTTTTAAATAGTCTGTTGCTGGCTGCCCATTCTAATCGCATACATCAAGTATTAAATTCAGTATAATCATTTTTGTACCTAGGGCCATAAACTGAGGGCTTGTAGATACACAAAGAACAATACTCATCCTCACACAGCATTTTTCTCAGCTTCGAgagctgttttttatttcagtatacTCACCTTCCCCATCTTTTTGCGCTTACTAAAGCAGCGTGAATGAAGTGATCGTAAGACATTAGCATCATCTGTCAGAGCTGCTGTCGGCAGTTTCCCACATAACTGGCCGTGAACCAAACTTGAAGCAGTTCTGCCATTTTAGGTATAAGACTGCTAGGGCAGAGGTTGTTCAACAGCATCAGCTTTCTCAGACTAGCCACGTTTCTTTGTGAAGCAAACAAGTGTAGATGTCATTGCTTTGAGATCCctcctgttttcagttttggcCAGCAGCTCTACTTTTGCATTATTTAGATATGAATTGTCTCAGCCTTAGATTCTGAGTGGTCTCAATCACATACATGGTGGGAACCCCAAGTGCTATGCAGCATACCaggcagaaaattaaaatgtgatcCCTAAATatgaaatcagtggaaaattAGCAAATTGAAGGTCTTTACTACACAACTCTGTCTCCAATCTATATagataatcatagaatcacttaggttggaaggtCCTCCAAGGTCATCAAGTCAACCATTAACCTTGCAATAATAATCTATAAAGATTATTATTCTATATgtttcaacaaaataaatgcttcatcATTGCTTTATGGATTTAATTTGACATACTGTAGTTATGGACATTTCctttatacagaaataattaacatCAGGAAAACCCCTCAGGGATAATGTAGCTAATATTTTATGAGTTTAGAAATGTATAGAATACAAATGTGATTTCCCTCAAATCTTCTCTTAATCTGGTGCTGCATTTTCAGGCAAAACATAATTGCCTCCATTGTATTCTTCTGTAGGGTGAATACAAAGTTTTGATTCTTCTCACATATTTCCccatactttttcttttaattctttatgtTCCTGCCCATGGTataattctttttaaacatacagACAACTGGTAGGTCGTTTTTTATGTAGGCAATCTCAGCTCCAAAACCACAGAGTTTTTGGTgcacaaatgtaaaatatgttttaagc
Protein-coding sequences here:
- the C2H5orf49 gene encoding uncharacterized protein C5orf49 homolog; translation: MLPGEAALRLLLKSVASHLNISRFNTHPELPWAGTQPCGPPGPATLPHPRSAQPGPSLLHDPFGWAACARPAMAERYRVTLAGNMAAPAPAGAGEHGGDEEEGGSGVGRRRQPPVSSLSAFSYIPPRREGPVKLSYFHREAQAGWVSTYDSIFKRPEGYKKKLHRCDREHSKSHGLHINDEEMARPVAVLSSSEYGRRINKPTEQPMKGHARINHVQAEFYRKNGITCLLEKPSPSLDPC